The Streptococcus mitis genome has a segment encoding these proteins:
- a CDS encoding DUF6287 domain-containing protein, which translates to MKKIFISFGIISLLTGLVWFFLYGNHKESDAQKKQLNTEEIIKSDFLDLSGDYVSSTGEKATVTKNNQNWRISYNTDEGNVFGDFSTDWKEDGNNRSSVTEFNKSDGNKDFKISISVNNVDDSSKILKVITLSDGNKNHEMVFANNSDYFKNNKDGILQGDLSDFKGTYSNDYLEKAIVDSNFTLYGYKREDYYKGITSVFPRVSYQDGNWIFWSGSTHAQFKLDKSKTPKKINDYYEVYFVEDNKNATIGQELTLTFIPANEVGPDNDRVTENRVFYGKTYLKPYKEEWWEKYNSISSTEIDLDIEAIENGDISTLVGTWRNGRGNELIINSDGTTGDGNRIKVIKDSSKKSSVPYVSLQSGHTSAAIGLFKKGFKQSNG; encoded by the coding sequence ATGAAGAAAATATTTATATCTTTTGGGATTATTTCTCTTTTAACAGGTTTAGTTTGGTTTTTCTTGTATGGGAATCATAAAGAGAGTGATGCTCAGAAAAAACAACTAAATACGGAGGAAATTATAAAGTCAGACTTTTTAGATTTATCGGGAGATTATGTGTCTTCTACAGGTGAGAAAGCTACTGTTACTAAGAATAATCAGAATTGGAGAATTTCATATAATACAGACGAAGGTAATGTATTTGGAGATTTTTCTACGGATTGGAAAGAAGATGGCAACAATAGGTCTTCTGTTACAGAATTTAATAAGTCAGACGGAAATAAGGATTTTAAAATATCTATTTCAGTTAATAATGTAGACGATTCGTCTAAAATTTTAAAGGTAATCACCTTATCTGATGGAAATAAAAATCATGAGATGGTATTTGCTAATAATAGTGATTATTTTAAAAATAATAAGGATGGCATTCTTCAAGGTGATTTAAGCGATTTTAAAGGGACATATTCTAATGACTATTTAGAAAAAGCAATAGTAGACTCTAATTTTACTTTGTATGGGTATAAAAGAGAAGATTACTATAAAGGGATAACTTCTGTTTTTCCAAGAGTGTCTTATCAAGATGGGAATTGGATTTTCTGGAGTGGCTCTACTCATGCACAATTTAAGTTGGATAAAAGTAAAACACCGAAAAAAATTAATGATTACTATGAAGTGTATTTTGTAGAGGATAATAAAAACGCAACTATTGGTCAAGAATTAACTTTAACATTTATTCCTGCTAATGAAGTTGGGCCAGATAATGATAGAGTAACAGAGAACAGAGTATTTTATGGGAAGACTTATTTAAAACCTTACAAAGAAGAGTGGTGGGAAAAGTATAACAGTATTAGTTCTACAGAGATAGATTTAGATATTGAAGCTATAGAAAATGGCGATATTTCAACACTTGTTGGAACATGGAGGAATGGTCGCGGAAATGAATTGATAATTAATTCTGATGGAACAACTGGGGATGGAAATAGGATTAAAGTAATCAAAGATTCATCTAAGAAGAGCAGTGTTCCGTATGTTAGTTTACAAAGTGGTCATACAAGTGCTGCTATTGGATTGTTTAAAAAAGGTTTTAAACAATCCAATGGGTGA
- a CDS encoding PadR family transcriptional regulator: MKETQLLKGVLEGCVLDMIGQKERYGYELVQTLREAGFDTIVPGTIYPLLQKLEKNQWIRGDMRPSPDGPDRKYFSLTKEGEERVSVFWQQWDDLSQKVEGIKKGGKP; the protein is encoded by the coding sequence ATGAAGGAAACTCAACTATTAAAAGGTGTTCTTGAAGGTTGTGTCTTGGATATGATTGGTCAAAAAGAGCGGTATGGTTATGAGTTGGTTCAGACTTTGCGAGAGGCTGGATTTGATACTATCGTTCCAGGAACTATTTATCCTTTGTTGCAAAAGTTAGAAAAAAATCAATGGATAAGAGGCGACATGCGTCCGTCTCCAGATGGTCCAGATCGGAAGTATTTTTCGTTAACCAAAGAAGGAGAAGAGCGTGTCTCGGTCTTTTGGCAACAATGGGACGATTTGAGTCAAAAAGTAGAAGGGATTAAGAAGGGGGGAAAACCATGA
- a CDS encoding glucosaminidase domain-containing protein — translation MKRILLVSTAVLALAIVPTTSVSAEDSKTTDQSQTTNKSHSVDKNQSSKDKNQTPASEEKKVVENTKNETEKTEKKKEPVVVKENNSKKEAISNKEKVEESHKNGWQKEHGKWLFYENNQPIKNWKKIASVWYFFDQHGIMASNRIVNDYAFHTSGAMVENSWVKIADKWYYATDSGKIVRNRWEKIGNVWYYFNQDGVMASNALVNDYLLNSSGAMVQNAWVKITDKWYYATDSGKILRNKWEKIKGTWYYFNNDGVMASNQWKNAYYLKNSGAMAEKEWIFDKSYNSWFYLKSGGAYASHEWIGDYYLKSGGYMAKNEWIFDPNYNAWYYLKEDGSYVTGGFNIKNKEYFFQSDGKWIQSPKYFKVKPITAYIYSESGDILSYVNQGSIVTHDGSKSKGSRLAISISGLSGYMNQSDLALVEEGSEFIPHYTTDGRFLYHELSPYTSIRVAPHTSAMKIGKKYYSKDGEHFDGFTIKNRFLFKNLTEPTNYSADELNRVYSMMNIRDSRLAGKGAIFKEAEKRYGVNALYLMAHSALESAWGRSQIANDKNNFFGIAAYDTSPYDSAKKFDDVDKGILGAAKWIRENYIDRGRDHLGNKATGMNVRYASDPYWGEKIASIMMNINSRLGGKD, via the coding sequence ATGAAGAGAATACTACTTGTAAGTACAGCAGTTCTTGCATTGGCAATTGTGCCCACAACATCAGTCTCTGCTGAAGATAGTAAAACAACGGACCAAAGTCAAACGACGAATAAGAGTCACTCTGTGGACAAAAATCAGTCTTCTAAAGATAAAAATCAGACACCAGCATCAGAAGAGAAAAAAGTTGTTGAAAATACAAAGAATGAAACTGAAAAGACGGAAAAAAAGAAAGAACCAGTTGTTGTAAAAGAAAATAATTCTAAAAAAGAGGCTATTTCAAATAAAGAAAAAGTTGAAGAATCTCATAAGAATGGTTGGCAGAAAGAGCATGGGAAATGGCTTTTTTATGAGAATAATCAACCAATCAAAAACTGGAAAAAGATTGCGAGTGTCTGGTATTTCTTTGATCAACACGGAATCATGGCCAGCAATAGAATTGTTAATGACTATGCTTTTCATACTAGTGGAGCAATGGTAGAAAATTCCTGGGTGAAAATTGCTGATAAATGGTATTATGCTACAGATTCAGGAAAGATTGTTCGTAATAGATGGGAAAAAATTGGCAATGTTTGGTATTACTTCAACCAAGATGGAGTCATGGCTAGCAATGCTCTAGTGAACGATTATCTTCTTAATAGTAGTGGGGCGATGGTTCAAAATGCTTGGGTAAAGATTACTGATAAATGGTATTATGCTACAGATTCAGGAAAGATCCTTCGTAATAAATGGGAAAAAATTAAGGGCACATGGTATTATTTTAATAATGATGGTGTGATGGCCAGTAATCAGTGGAAAAATGCTTACTATCTAAAAAATAGTGGAGCAATGGCTGAAAAAGAATGGATTTTTGATAAATCTTATAATAGCTGGTTTTACCTAAAATCAGGTGGTGCTTATGCTTCACATGAATGGATTGGTGATTATTACCTCAAATCTGGTGGTTATATGGCCAAGAATGAATGGATTTTTGATCCTAACTACAATGCATGGTACTACCTAAAAGAAGATGGAAGTTATGTTACTGGTGGTTTTAACATCAAAAATAAAGAGTATTTCTTCCAGAGTGATGGAAAGTGGATTCAAAGCCCCAAATATTTTAAGGTTAAACCAATCACAGCCTATATTTATAGCGAATCAGGAGATATTTTGAGCTATGTCAATCAGGGAAGTATTGTGACCCATGATGGCTCTAAAAGCAAGGGTAGTCGTCTAGCTATTTCAATATCAGGCTTGTCTGGTTATATGAATCAAAGTGATTTGGCTTTAGTTGAGGAAGGAAGTGAGTTTATTCCTCACTATACTACTGACGGAAGATTCCTATATCATGAACTGTCTCCATACACTAGTATTCGGGTAGCTCCACATACTTCAGCTATGAAAATTGGTAAGAAGTATTATTCAAAGGATGGAGAACATTTCGATGGGTTTACTATCAAAAATCGTTTCCTTTTCAAGAATTTAACTGAACCAACCAACTATAGTGCGGATGAATTAAATAGAGTTTATTCGATGATGAATATCCGAGACAGCCGTCTTGCTGGTAAAGGAGCAATTTTTAAAGAAGCTGAAAAACGTTATGGTGTCAATGCCCTCTATTTAATGGCTCATAGTGCGCTAGAAAGTGCTTGGGGACGAAGCCAAATTGCTAATGATAAAAATAACTTCTTCGGAATAGCTGCTTACGATACTAGTCCCTATGATTCAGCTAAGAAATTTGATGATGTAGATAAAGGAATTCTTGGTGCGGCCAAGTGGATTCGTGAGAACTATATTGACCGTGGAAGAGATCACCTTGGAAATAAAGCGACAGGAATGAATGTTCGCTATGCATCAGATCCGTACTGGGGTGAAAAAATAGCTAGTATCATGATGAATATCAATAGCCGACTTGGTGGAAAAGATTAA
- a CDS encoding dihydroorotate dehydrogenase encodes MVLFSEQELLYYKEKIMTTNRLQVSLPGLDLKNPIIPASGCFGFGQEYAKYYDLDLLGSIMIKATTLEPRFGNPTPRVAETPAGMLNAIGLQNPGLEVVLAEKLTWLEREYPNLPIIANVAGFSKQEYAAVSRGISKAANVKAIELNISCPNVDHCNHGLLIGQDPDLAYDVVKAAVEASDVPVYVKLTPSVTDIVTVAKAAEDAGASGLTMINTLVGMRFDLKTRKPILANGTGGMSGPAVFPVALKLIRQVAQTTDLPIIGMGGVDSAETALEMYLAGASAIGVGTANFTNPYACPDIIENLPKVMDKYGISSLENLRKEVKASLR; translated from the coding sequence ATGGTCCTGTTTTCCGAACAGGAACTGTTGTATTATAAGGAGAAAATCATGACTACAAATCGTTTACAAGTTTCTCTACCTGGTTTGGATTTGAAAAATCCGATCATTCCAGCATCAGGCTGTTTTGGTTTTGGACAAGAGTATGCCAAGTACTATGATTTAGACCTTTTAGGTTCTATTATGATCAAGGCGACAACACTTGAACCACGTTTTGGCAATCCAACTCCAAGGGTGGCAGAAACTCCCGCTGGTATGCTCAATGCAATCGGTTTGCAAAATCCGGGTTTGGAAGTTGTTTTGGCCGAAAAGCTAACTTGGCTGGAAAGAGAATATCCAAATCTTCCTATTATTGCCAATGTAGCTGGTTTTTCAAAACAAGAGTATGCTGCTGTTTCTCGAGGAATTTCCAAGGCAGCTAATGTAAAGGCTATTGAGCTCAATATTTCTTGCCCCAATGTTGACCACTGTAATCACGGTCTTTTGATTGGTCAAGATCCAGATTTAGCTTATGATGTGGTGAAAGCGGCTGTGGAAGCCTCTGATGTGCCAGTTTATGTCAAACTGACTCCTAGTGTGACGGATATTGTCACAGTCGCAAAAGCTGCAGAAGATGCGGGGGCAAGTGGCTTGACCATGATCAATACTCTAGTTGGTATGCGCTTTGACCTAAAAACCAGAAAACCAATCTTGGCCAATGGAACAGGTGGAATGTCTGGTCCAGCAGTCTTTCCAGTAGCCCTCAAACTCATCCGCCAAGTAGCCCAAACAACAGACCTGCCTATTATTGGAATGGGAGGAGTGGATTCGGCAGAAACTGCCCTAGAAATGTACCTGGCTGGAGCCTCTGCTATCGGAGTTGGAACAGCCAACTTTACCAATCCTTATGCCTGTCCTGATATCATCGAAAATCTACCAAAGGTTATGGACAAATACGGCATTAGTAGTCTGGAAAATCTCCGCAAGGAAGTAAAAGCCAGCCTTAGATAA